In a genomic window of Saccharomyces paradoxus chromosome X, complete sequence:
- a CDS encoding metallo-dependent hydrolase superfamily protein (metallo-dependent hydrolase superfamily protein~similar to YJL070C) codes for MQAVERRPSLLFDEYQNSITKPNETKNKKVEALSENDGNIPSFVLKQKDISVDDMDMISLRTAFDRQMVLGSPMFFELEDEENKIDPVPSISHHYENSESDSFVSSYAPSNLKMDEETKDLFVNPFELVSQMRKRYIAASKQDGVSNIKNDTEKWFLYPKPLPKFWRFEDDKRFQDLSDSDLNDDGDGTGTGAATPHRHGYYYPSYFTDHYYYTSSNLKGKGKMKVPYTGEYFDLEDYKKKYIFQLSNQEDTQNPLSPHYSKEESLEEEYLTDVPTFQEFRDDFAYIIELIQSHKFNEVSRKRLSYLLDKFELFQYLNSKKEILANKNVPYRDFYNSRKVDRDLSLSGCISQRQLSEYIWEKINFEPGRIVYQDPETSKKLTLRDIFQFGCSSNDQPIAIGLKLIDDEFLDWYRNVYLIDYHLTPDKVAKLAGKEMRFYLLAKVFLEFDNFIEGEYLAEIFIKYVIHILEKSKYQLAQVSVNFQFYSNGEDWYKKFSQWLLRWKLVSYNIRWNIQIIRIFPKLFKENVVSNFQEFLDLIFNPLFTLEKEEVIDSSVDTDTIGLQFFLSNVCSMDLVIKESDEYYWKEFTDMNCKPKFWTAQGDNPTVAHYMYYIYKNLSKVNFLRSQSLQNTITLRNYCSPLSSRTSQFGVDLYFTDQVESLVCNLLLCNGGLLQVEPLWDTASMIQYLFYLFQVPILAAPLSSVSLLNSQKSSFLKNKNVLLEHDYLKDQATAKINPSRDITVGEQRSYETNPFMKMFKMGLKISLSSKSILYNSSYTLEPLIEEYSVAASIYLLNPTDLCELSRTSVLSSGYEGWYKAHWIGVGIKKTSYFKENVGGIDNWYDTAEDTSIKHNVPMIRRRYRRETLDQEWNFVRDHFGVINSIW; via the coding sequence ATGCAGGCGGTAGAGAGAAGGCCCTCGTTACTCTTTGACGAATATCAAAATTCCATTACTAAGCCTAATGAGACGAAGAATAAGAAAGTCGAGGCCTTGTCAGAGAATGACGGCAATATTCCCTCATTCgttttgaaacaaaaggaTATATCAGTCGATGATATGGATATGATTTCTTTGCGTACGGCCTTCGACAGGCAAATGGTTTTAGGTTCACCGATGTTTTTCGAGCTtgaggatgaagaaaacaaaattgatCCAGTTCCTTCAATTTCCCATCATTATGAAAATAGTGAAAGTGACAGCTTTGTCTCATCATACGCACCctcaaatttgaaaatggatGAAGAGACCAAAGACCTTTTCGTTAATCCGTTTGAATTAGTTTCTCAAATGAGAAAAAGGTACATTGCTGCCTCCAAGCAAGATGGGGTTTCGAACATAAAGAATGACACTGAAAAGTGGTTTTTATATCCAAAGCCACTACCTAAGTTTTGGagatttgaagatgataagCGATTCCAAGATCTCTCTGATTCTGACTTAAATGACGATGGTGACGGTACTGGGACGGGAGCCGCTACACCTCATCGTCACGGTTACTATTATCCAAGTTACTTTACCGATCACTATTACTACACGAGCTCTAATTTGAAGGGAAAAGGCAAGATGAAAGTACCATACACCGGTGAGTATTTTGATTTAGAGgattacaaaaaaaaatacattttCCAGTTAAGTAATCAAGAGGATACGCAAAATCCACTTTCACCTCATTATAGTAAGGAGGAGTCACTGGAGGAAGAGTATTTAACGGATGTACCTACGTTTCAAGAATTTAGAGATGATTTTGCATACATCATAGAATTAATTCAATCTCATAAATTCAATGAGGTTTCACGCAAGCGACTATCTTATTTATTGGATAAATTCGAACTGTTTCAGTATCTAAACtctaagaaagaaattttagCCAACAAAAACGTTCCCTACAGAGATTTTTATAACTCTCGCAAGGTAGACAGAGATCTGTCTTTGAGCGGTTGTATTTCTCAACGTCAATTAAGTGAATATATTTGggagaaaataaactttgAACCTGGAAGAATAGTTTATCAAGACCCAGAAACGTCAAAAAAACTCACGTTGAGGgatatttttcagtttgGCTGTTCTTCTAATGACCAACCCATCGCGATTGGGTTGAAATTgattgatgatgaattcCTGGATTGGTACAGAAATGTTTACCTAATTGATTATCATTTAACTCCTGACAAAGTCGCCAAGCTGGCCGGTAAAGAAATGAGATTTTATCTGTTAGCCAAAGTATTTCTAGAGTTTGataatttcattgaagGTGAGTACCTAGCAGAGATTTTCATAAAATACGTTATTCATATCCtagaaaaatcaaaatacCAATTGGCCCAAGTATCGGTTAATTTCCAATTCTATTCCAATGGTGAAGATTGGTACAAGAAATTTTCGCAATGGCTGCTACGATGGAAGCTAGTATCATATAATATCCGCTGGAATATACAAATTATCAGAATATTTCCCAAATTATTCAAGGAAAATGTCGTTTCGAATTTCCAAGAGTTTTTGGATCTCATCTTTAATCCTTTGTTCACTTTGGAAAAGGAGGAGGTAATAGATTCGTCTGTGGATACTGATACCATTGGCTtacagttttttttatcaaatgtGTGTTCTATGGATTTGGTCATTAAAGAGTCGGATGAATATTACTGGAAAGAATTTACGGATATGAATTGTAAGCCAAAGTTTTGGACCGCACAGGGTGATAATCCGACTGTTGCGCATTACATgtattatatttataaGAATTTATCGAAAGTGAATTTTCTGCGATCACAAAGTCTCCAAAATACGATCACTTTAAGGAATTATTGTTCTCCGCTATCCAGCAGAACTTCCCAATTTGGAGTAgatttatattttacagATCAGGTTGAATCGTTAGTGTGCAACTTGCTGCTTTGTAACGGTGGGCTGCTACAGGTAGAACCGCTTTGGGATACTGCATCAATGATtcaatatttattttatctttttcaagtaCCTATTCTAGCTGCACCTTTATCTTCTGTATCGTTGCTGAATTCGCAAAAATCGTCCtttttaaagaataaaaacGTGCTTCTAGAACATGATTACTTGAAGGACCAGGCAACAGCCAAAATTAACCCTTCTAGAGACATCACCGTAGGCGAACAAAGGTCATATGAGACAAATCCCTTCATGAAAATGTTTAAAATGGGACTGAAAATTTCGTTATCATCAAAATCGATTCTTTACAATAGTTCCTACACGCTAGAACCTCTCATTGAAGAATACAGTGTTGCAGCTAGTATTTACTTACTGAACCCCACCGATTTGTGCGAGCTGTCGAGAACAAGTGTGCTATCTAGTGGATATGAGGGTTGGTATAAGGCTCACTGGATTGGTGTTGGAATCAAAAAGACCTCTTACTTTAAGGAGAATGTGGGTGGAATAGATAATTGGTACGATACGGCAGAAGACACCTCAATAAAGCACAATGTTCCAATGattagaagaagatataGAAGAGAGACATTGGATCAGGAGTGGAACTTCGTTCGGGACCACTTTGGAGTAATTAACTCAATATGGTAG
- the MPM1 gene encoding Mpm1p (similar to YJL066C): MGFYQGNDNDASTKAFNDNYIKDQKFATAPFWNLFPKLRDIDEHDDALLPLPFKFNFRDFGDSAFAMASGIPTVKQFDKCEELEGQSAWTTQGIWKCLVPSKAIPPLPNLDFLLPLEEVQSDKSHSRGLFFNDFNLFLKWRSHMNKLQKQRSKTRTTAVESLARTPEDLMLSWDDLHLGNDAEYVSADGSKKIVGRAQSISTTKDSNDAKRSTVKTEKIYFDDGTVDVTTTTTSKGSAPKVKHEVVSVDEDN, encoded by the coding sequence ATGGGTTTTTATCAAGGCAATGACAATGACGCCAGCACCAAGGCATTTAATGACAATTATATCaaagatcaaaaattcGCAACGGCTCCCTTCTGGAACCTCTTTCCAAAGTTAAGGGATATTGATGAACACGATGACGCACTCTTACCATTGCCCTTCAAGTTCAACTTCAGGGATTTTGGTGATAGTGCATTCGCCATGGCGTCCGGAATCCCTACTGTAAAGCAGTTTGACAAGTGCGAAGAACTTGAGGGCCAATCCGCATGGACTACCCAGGGAATTTGGAAATGCCTTGTCCCAAGTAAGGCTATCCCTCCTCTACCCAACTTGGACTTCCTCTTACCTCTGGAGGAGGTTCAATCTGACAAATCGCACTCTCGTGGGTTGTTCTTCAACGATTTCAACCTCTTTCTGAAATGGAGGTCGCACATGAATAAGCtacaaaagcaaagaagCAAGACTAGAACTACTGCCGTAGAGTCTCTGGCTAGAACTCCGGAGGACCTCATGCTGAGCTGGGATGACTTGCATCTGGGCAACGATGCTGAATATGTTTCTGCAGATGGCTCCAAGAAAATCGTTGGGAGAGCACAGTCCATAAGCACCACGAAGGATTCCAATGATGCAAAACGCAGCACCGTCAAAACTGAGAAAATCTACTTTGATGATGGCACAGTAGACGTCACTACCACCACTACTTCCAAAGGATCCGCTCCCAAGGTGAAGCATGAAGTGGTGAGTGTCGACGAGGATAATTAG
- the PSF2 gene encoding DNA replication protein PSF2 (Subunit of the GINS complex (Sld5p, Psf1p, Psf2p, Psf3p)~similar to YJL072C) has product MSLPAHLQQTFSPEEIQFIVENEPIKIFPRITTRQKIRGDDRGAGNHTRWQLITTDDKALNNMVAMRSTEVVLWIALLLKQQSKCSIIAPQWLTTKELDRKIQYEKTHPDRFSELPWNWLVLARILFNKAKDDFHDPIHELRGKIQDLREIRQIKVLKGLKYLNESHLQLDNLSLLEINELRPFITEIMDKLREIHSASLTVGTEIEEEEFNI; this is encoded by the coding sequence ATGTCATTACCAGCACATTTGCAGCAGACTTTCTCGCCAGAAGAGATACAGTTCATTGTAGAAAATGAGCCAATAAAGATTTTTCCCAGAATAACGACACGCCAAAAAATTCGTGGGGATGATAGAGGAGCTGGGAACCACACCCGCTGGCAACTTATCACTACGGATGACAAAGCCTTAAACAATATGGTCGCTATGCGTTCTACAGAAGTGGTCCTTTGGATCGCTCTTTTACTGAAACAACAATCCAAGTGCAGTATTATAGCACCACAGTGGTTGACAACGAAAGAGCTCGATAGAAAAATACAGTATGAGAAGACCCATCCGGACAGGTTTAGTGAGTTACCGTGGAACTGGCTTGTATTGGCACGTAtacttttcaataaagcTAAGGATGACTTCCATGACCCTATTCACGAACTACGTGGTAAAATACAAGATTTAAGGGAAATAAGGCAGATCAAAGTGTTGAAAGGTCTCAAATATCTGAACGAGTCTCATTTACAGTTAGATAATCTAAGTCTATTAGAAATCAATGAGTTGAGGCCGTTCATTACAGAAATCATGGATAAACTGCGAGAAATTCACTCAGCATCTCTTACTGTTGGTACTGAAattgaggaagaagaattcaatatttga
- the JEM1 gene encoding Jem1p (DnaJ-like chaperone required for nuclear membrane fusion during mating~similar to YJL073W): MILITGYCLLVYSVILPVLISASKSCDLVGLQRLNKNLKVGTESLTKYQWIAGQLERNCMAAEPGSEDMSDVIQLANQIYYKIGLIQLSSDQHLRAIGIFEKIISNGTYKDSFGKLAEKRLQELYIDFGMWDKVHQKDEQYAKYLSLNGTIGKKILSKDISVEEDISELLRITPYDVNVLSTHIDVLFHKLAEEIDVSLAAAIILDYETILDKHLASLSLETRLSIHYVISVLQTFVLNSDASFNLRKCLSIDMDYDKCKKLSLTISKLNKVNPTKRQILDPAMYAFESKGFGNWDRAIDFYLKDKKPFIAPVKILNKDITFKNNYLFLEEIIKQLIQDVQLSRPLATNLFEEPSKTDGFDKPKSFYHTDYLVYIDSTLCQASSMSPDVKRTKLAAPFCKKSLKHSLTLETWKHYQEAKSEQRRLPETILDEVWNSNPHLLMYMINSILNKSRSKPHSQSKKQLYDQINKFFQDNGLQESTNPYVIKNFRLLQKQLQTYKEQKHRNFNQQHFRHQQQQQQQQHHQAPPQGSNYDSKKDYYKILGVPPSATSKEIRKAYLNLTKKYHPDKIKANNNDKKESIHETMSQINEAYETLSDDDKRKEYDLARSNPRRSTYAQGPRPNNMFKNPGNGFPFGNSFKMNFGF; encoded by the coding sequence ATGATACTGATTACAGGATACTGTCTTTTAGTGTATAGCGTTATTTTGCCAGTATTGATATCGGCCTCTAAATCATGTGATTTGGTTGGGTTACAACGgttgaacaagaatttaAAAGTTGGCACTGAATCCTTGACAAAATATCAATGGATCGCTGGGCAGTTGGAACGAAATTGCATGGCTGCGGAACCAGGAAGTGAAGATATGTCAGATGTCATTCAACTGGCTAATCAAATATACTACAAAATTGGGCTGATCCAATTGTCCAGCGATCAACATCTAAGGGCTATTGgtatatttgaaaaaatcatttcCAATGGAACTTACAAAGATTCTTTTGGGAAACTAGCCGAAAAGAGATTGCAAGAGCTATATATCGATTTTGGTATGTGGGATAAAGTGCACCAGAAGGATGAACAGTATGCAAAGTATTTGTCTTTGAATGGAACCATcggaaagaaaatattatccAAAGATATTTCTGTGGAGGAGGATATTTCTGAGCTACTACGCATAACACCGTACGATGTTAACGTACTCTCCACCCACATtgatgttctttttcacaAATTAGCTGAAGAGATTGACGTTTCATTAGCGGCAGCTATCATTTTGGATTACGAAACAATCCTCGACAAGCATTTGGCTAGCTTAAGCCTAGAAACAAGACTTTCGATTCATTATGTCATATCTGTTTTACAAACCTTTGTACTTAACTCAGATGCGTCCTTTAATCTAAGAAAGTGTCTTTCCATTGATATGGACTATGATAAATGTAAAAAACTAAGTCTGACTATTTCTAAATTAAATAAGGTGAATCCAACAAAAAGACAGATCCTAGATCCGGCAATGTATGCTTTCGAGAGCAAAGGATTCGGAAATTGGGATAGGGCTATagatttttatttgaaggATAAGAAGCCATTTATTGCGCCAGTGAAAATTCTTAACAAGGATATAACCTTTAAAAACAATTATCTCTTTCTAGAGGAGATTATCAAACAATTGATACAAGATGTTCAACTGTCGAGGCCTTTAGCAACAAATCTATTTGAGGAACCCTCAAAAACCGATGGCTTTGACAAACCGAAATCATTCTATCATACTGATTATCTAGTATATATTGACTCCACTCTTTGTCAGGCTTCTAGCATGAGTCCTGATGTCAAGAGAACTAAATTGGCTGCACCATTCTGTAAAAAGAGTTTAAAACATTCACTAACACTGGAAACATGGAAGCATTATCAGGAGGCCAAATCTGAGCAAAGACGTTTACCTGAAACAATATTGGACGAGGTGTGGAACTCCAATCCTCATTTACTGATGTACATGATAAACTCAATCCTCAACAAAAGTAGGTCTAAACCTCACTCTCAGTCCAAAAAGCAATTATATGACCAGataaacaaatttttccaagatAACGGGCTCCAAGAGTCAACCAATCCATACGTGATAAAGAACTTCCGGTTGTTGCAAAAACAGTTACAAACTTATAAAGAACAGAAGCATCGGAATTTTAATCAGCAACATTTCCGACatcaacagcaacaacagcaacaacaacatcaTCAAGCACCCCCACAGGGGTCTAACTACGACTCAAAAAAGGACTATTATAAAATTCTTGGAGTACCACCTAGTGCTACTTCGaaagaaataagaaaagcatatttaaatttaaCCAAAAAATACCATCCAGATAAGATAAAAGCAAACaataatgacaaaaaagaatcaattCACGAAACCATGTCACAAATCAATGAAGCGTACGAAACATTAAGCGATGAcgataaaagaaaggaatATGATCTCGCCAGATCTAACCCCCGCCGCAGCACTTATGCTCAGGGACCTAGGCCAAACAATATGTTCAAAAACCCAGGAAATGGCTTCCCATTTGGAAATAGTTTTAAAATGAATTTTGGGTTCTGA
- the UTP18 gene encoding Utp18p (Small-subunit processome protein involved in pre-18S rRNA maturation~similar to YJL069C) yields the protein MATTAMNVSILPPDEEEQLLAKFVFGDTTDLQENLAKFNADFIFNEQEMDIEDQEDEGSDSDNSEDGETQNGDLDHVNNDQLFFVDDGDNEGNQGNNQDAMDVDDEDDSSSEDYSDDDEEAAWIDSDDERIKVPILVTNKTKKLRTSYNESKINGVHYINRLRSQFEKIYPRPKWVDDESDSEIDGEEDDEEEGPNNVINGDINALTKILSTTYNYKDTVSTSRLLPPNKLDIVRLRDANASHPSHSAIQSLSFHPYKPLLLTGGYDKTLRIYHIDGKTNHLVTSLHLVGSPIQTCTFYTSLSDQNQQNIFTAGRRRYMHSWDLSLQNLNHSQTAKIEKFSRLYGHESTQRSFENFKVAHLQNAQTNSVHGIILLQGNNGWVNILHSTSGLWLMGCKIEGVITDFCVDYQPISRGKFRTILIAVNTYGEVWEFDLNKKGHVIRRWKDQGGVGITKIQVGGGTTAISPARQISKIKQNRWLAVGSESGFVNLYDRNNTVTSSTPTPVAALDQLTTTISNLQFSPDGQILCMASRAVKDALRLVHLPSCSVFSNWPTSGTPLGKVTSVTFSPSGGLLTVGNEQGKVRLWKLNHY from the coding sequence ATGGCAACCACCGCGATGAATGTTAGCATACTTCCAccagatgaagaagaacagTTACTAGCCAAATTTGTATTCGGTGATACAACAGatttacaagaaaaccTCGCTAAATTTAATGCcgatttcattttcaatgaacaagaaatgGACATTGAAGatcaagaagatgaaggaTCTGATTCAGACAATAGCGAAGATGGTGAAACACAGAACGGTGACTTGGACCACGTCAACAACGACCAGTTATTTTTCGTGGATGACGGTGATAACGAAGGTAATCAAGGTAATAATCAAGATGCCATGGATgtagatgatgaagatgactcCTCAAGCGAAGATTAttctgatgatgacgaagaagcTGCTTGGATAGATTCGGACGATGAAAGAATTAAGGTACCTATTCTTGTTACCAATAAGAcaaagaaattaagaaCATCCTATAACGAGTCTAAAATTAACGGTGTTCACTATATCAACAGGTTGAGATCTCAGTTCGAAAAAATATATCCAAGACCTAAGTGGGTAGACGATGAATCTGATTCTGAAATAGATGGCgaagaagacgatgaagaagaaggccCTAATAATGTTATCAATGGAGATATCAATGCACTAACGAAAATCTTGTCTACCACTTACAATTATAAAGACACGGTATCAACTTCCAGACTATTACCCCCCAATAAGCTTGACATTGTGCGTCTTAGAGACGCAAATGCATCACACCCATCCCATTCCGCTATACAATCTCTTTCATTCCATCCTTATAAACCTCTGCTGTTGACAGGTGGGTACGATAAGACCCTGAGGATATATCACATTGACGGGAAAACCAACCATCTAGTGACGAGTTTGCATCTGGTCGGGTCTCCAATTCAAACATGTACTTTCTATACTTCTCTTTCAGACcaaaatcaacaaaacATATTCACCGCCGGTAGAAGAAGGTATATGCATTCCTGGGATTTGtctttacaaaatttaaatCATTCACAGACTGCCaaaattgagaaatttTCTAGATTGTATGGACATGAATCCACTCAAAggtcttttgaaaatttcaaagtggCACACTTGCAGAATGCGCAAACCAATTCTGTTCATGGAATCATCCTTCTACAAGGTAATAATGGTTGGGTCAACATTTTACATTCTACGTCCGGACTATGGTTAATGGGCTGCAAGATAGAAGGTGTGATAACTGATTTTTGTGTCGATTATCAACCTATTTCACGCGGTAAGTTTAGGACCATTTTAATCGCTGTAAACACGTATGGTGAAGTATGGGAGTTTGACTTGAACAAGAAAGGCCATGTTATAAGAAGATGGAAGGACCAAGGTGGTGTAGGTATAACAAAAATCCAAGTCGGTGGTGGCACAACAGCTATTTCGCCAGCTCGTCAAATAAGCAagataaaacaaaatagaTGGCTTGCGGTAGGTAGCGAGAGTGGGTTTGTTAATCTTTACGACAGAAACAATACTGTGACTTCGTCAACCCCTACACCAGTCGCCGCTTTGGACCAGCTAACAACTACCATTTCGAATTTACAATTTTCCCCTGACGGTCAAATACTATGCATGGCATCTCGTGCAGTCAAAGATGCTTTGAGATTGGTCCATTTACCCTCTTGTAGCGTGTTCAGCAACTGGCCCACTAGCGGTACACCCCTGGGTAAAGTTACCAGTGTCACATTTTCACCATCAGGTGGGCTACTGACCGTGGGTAACGAACAGGGTAAAGTTAGGCTCTGGAAATTAAACCACTACTGA
- a CDS encoding S-formylglutathione hydrolase (Esterase that can function as an S-formylglutathione hydrolase~similar to YJL068C), whose product MKVVKELSVCGGRLIKLSHDSTSTKTKMNVNVYLPKQYYAQDFPTNKRIPTVVYLSGLTCTPDNASEKAFWQFQADKYGFAMVFPDTSPRGDEVANDPEGSWDFGQGAGFYVNATQEPYAQHYRMYDYVHKELPQTLDSYFNKNGAIKVDFLENVSITGHSMGGYGAICGYLRGYSEKRYKSCSAFAPIVNPSNVPWGQKAFKGYLGDERAQWQAYDPCSLIKNVRRVGGDRILIHVGDADPFLEEHLKPELLLEAVKSTPWQDHVKLKKVHGFDHSYYFVSTFVPEHAEFHARNLGLT is encoded by the coding sequence ATGAAGGTTGTTAAGGAACTTAGTGTCTGTGGTGGCAGATTGATCAAGTTGTCCCACGACTCAACCTCTACCAAGACTAAAATGAATGTCAATGTTTATTTGCCCAAACAGTACTACGCCCAAGATTTTCCAACAAATAAACGCATCCCAACTGTGGTTTATCTTTCTGGCTTGACGTGCACGCCAGACAACGCCTCTGAGAAGGCTTTTTGGCAGTTTCAAGCCGACAAATATGGGTTTGCAATGGTTTTTCCAGATACGTCTCCACGTGGTGACGAAGTCGCCAATGATCCTGAGGGCTCCTGGGATTTTGGACAGGGTGCAGGGTTCTATGTCAATGCCACTCAGGAACCGTACGCCCAACACTACCGGATGTACGACTACGTCCACAAAGAGCTCCCACAAACATTGGATTCTTATTTTAACAAGAACGGTGCCATAAAGGTGGACTTCCTGGAAAATGTTTCCATCACAGGTCATTCTATGGGAGGGTATGGTGCAATCTGTGGATACTTGAGGGGCTATTCCGAGAAGAGATACAAATCTTGCTCTGCCTTCGCACCTATCGTGAATCCTTCCAACGTTCCCTGGGGCCAAAAGGCGTTTAAAGGTTATCTAGGTGATGAAAGAGCCCAATGGCAAGCCTACGACCCATGCTCATTGATCAAGAATGTTAGACGTGTGGGCGGTGACAGAATTTTGATTCATGTAGGGGACGCAGATCCCTTTTTGGAAGAGCACTTGAAACCGGAATTGCTGCTTGAGGCTGTGAAATCAACCCCATGGCAAGACCATgtgaaactgaaaaaagtaCACGGCTTTGATCATTCCTATTACTTTGTCAGCACTTTTGTTCCAGAACATGCTGAATTTCATGCGCGGAACTTGGGCTTAACTTGA
- the ARG2 gene encoding acetyl-CoA:L-glutamate N-acetyltransferase (Acetylglutamate synthase (glutamate N-acetyltransferase)~similar to YJL071W) gives MWKRIFAHGLKYDQPNASSKNLILSVLNTTATKREAKDYLSKYTNGSQEHNYCLFFIRDLHKIAPAILSQFSSVLKRLGMLGLRPMFVIPPSPSHVNIQAELLDSIVTEADLRPLHLKEGLTKSRTGLYHSAFSQQSRFFNTGNSNFIPIVKPYVYNEETASEFMTKDVVKFMDCLCQGDIPHIDKFFILNKTGGIPSGERNDNAHVFINLSQELNHLSSSLSHNISTLSKREPRSQNLLHRMEVYVKKDEISSLECEYHDHLEDLLLMDTVLSNLAPTATGLITTIKAAALSSDRKNPLVYNLLTDRSLISSSLPRFKKKGSERDSTGNLLDDHAWYELPSQPVNATTSNSDAVLVTTVLKKGVHIKTYDYKTLTQFNSVGLPREFHVPETGENFSGNVPKLDISKFKSIIDQSFKRSLDLRDYLNRINGKIATIIVIGDYEGIAILTYEGSKENPFVYLDKFAVLPHLKGSLGISDIIFNLMFKKFPNEILWRSRKDNVVNKWYFQRSVAVLDLSIDLNPEHSDKKQSQFKLFYYGNPQYAKKTLRDKTRLREFMKSVRDIKPSWENE, from the coding sequence ATGTGGAAGAGGATATTTGCGCATGGACTCAAGTATGATCAACCCAAtgcatcttcaaaaaacttAATCCTGTCCGTTTTGAATACAACCGCTACAAAACGAGAGGCTAAGGATTACCTCTCAAAATACACAAATGGTAGCCAGGAGCATAATTattgtttgttttttattagaGACCTGCATAAAATCGCGCCTGCAATTTTGTCCCAGTTTTCAAGTGTCTTAAAGAGACTGGGAATGCTGGGTTTGCGGCCCATGTTCGTAATCCCACCGTCACCATCCCATGTAAATATACAGGCGGAGTTACTTGATAGTATCGTTACAGAGGCTGATTTAAGGCCGCTTCACCTCAAGGAAGGCCTGACTAAATCCCGTACTGGGTTATATCATTCTGCTTTCTCGCAACAGAGCCGTTTCTTTAATACtggaaattcaaatttcatACCAATTGTCAAACCTTACGTGTATAATGAAGAGACGGCGTCCGAATTTATGACAAAAGATGTGGTGAAATTCATGGATTGCTTATGCCAAGGGGATATTCCACACATTGACAAATTCTTTATTCTAAATAAAACCGGAGGTATACCCTCAGGGGAAAGAAATGATAACGCTCATGTATTTATTAATCTTTCTCAAGAACTCAATCATTTATCCTCATCATTATCTCACAATATAAGCACTCTGAGCAAGCGAGAGCCACGCTCACAAAACCTGTTACACAGGATGGAGGTGTATGttaaaaaagatgaaatatCTTCTCTAGAGTGCGAGTATCATGATCACTTAGAAGACCTGTTACTAATGGACACAGTTTTATCAAATCTAGCACCTACAGCAACGGGACTGATTACAACTATCAAAGCCGCTGCATTATCTTCAGATAGGAAAAATCCATTAGTATATAATCTACTAACAGACCGATCGTTAATTTCTTCGTCTTTACCAAggtttaaaaaaaagggcaGCGAGAGGGACTCAACAGGGAACCTACTTGATGACCACGCATGGTATGAGCTGCCTTCCCAGCCGGTAAACGCAACTACTTCTAACTCAGATGCTGTTTTAGTAACAACTGTTCTTAAAAAGGGTGTTCATATAAAAACCTATGATTATAAGACGTTGACTCAATTCAACTCAGTTGGGCTTCCAAGGGAGTTCCACGTACCTGAGACAGGAGAAAATTTCTCCGGAAATGTCCCAAAACTAGATATTAGTAAATTTAAGTCAATCATCGATCAAAGCTTCAAAAGATCTCTGGATTTACGTGACTACTTAAATAGGATTAATGGGAAGATAGCAACAATCATTGTTATAGGTGATTATGAAGGTATTGCGATTTTGACGTATGAAggttcaaaagaaaacccTTTCGTTTATCTGGATAAGTTTGCTGTTTTACCACATTTAAAGGGCTCTTTGGGTATATCTGATATAATCTTCAATTTAAtgtttaaaaaatttcctaaCGAGATACTCTGGAGAAGCAGGAAAGACAATGTGGTGAACAAGTGGTACTTTCAACGTAGCGTTGCCGTGCTGGATTTGTCGATCGACCTGAATCCCGAACACAGTGATAAAAAGCAAAGCCAATTTAAGTTATTTTATTACGGTAACCCTCAATACGCTAAGAAAACTCTACGTGACAAGACACGTTTAAGAGAATTCATGAAATCCGTCAGGGACATCAAGCCGAGTtgggaaaatgaataa